In Setaria viridis chromosome 5, Setaria_viridis_v4.0, whole genome shotgun sequence, the genomic stretch TCTACCCTGAATTCAAGGgttgcataggagcaatagatggcactcacatcCCTGTTGTTGTGCCTAGTGGAAAGTTTATGCAGCACATGTGTAGGAAGGGCAAGACAACCCAGAATGTCATGGCTGCCTGTGACTTTGATATGGTCTTTACTTTTGTCCTTGCTGGGTGGCCGGGTTCGGTTCATGACATGAGGGTGTTTGACGATGCAATGTCAACTTACAGAGACCACTTCCCAATGCCACCTAGAGGTACACAGCCCTGTTTCCCACTCATTACTGTTTTCTAATTGCAGTATCGTAAACTTACAGGTATGTCCTCTTCATATAGACAAATACTACTTGGTGGACTCGGGGTACGCAAACCGAACCGGCTTCCTGGCTCCGTACCGGCAGGCCAAGTATCACATCCAAGACTTCCAAAACGCGCCCGAACCACAAGGTATGAAGGAGATATTCAACTTCgcacattcatcccttagaaatgtgattGAAAGGGCGTTTGGAGtgttgaaaatgaagtggcgCATATTGTTGGACATCCCGGCCTATCCACCTGAAACACAGACAATGATaatatgtgcatgcatggcgttgcacaattttattaggattaaTGGTGACTTTGATAGTCACTTTGGTATAGTAGACAACAACATCAATTTTGTGCCTGTTGAAGGCACTCAGGATCAGCCACATACAATTCCTGCGCCACAGAGCGCGGACATGTCAAGCATGAATGCATTCCGAGACATGCTTGCTGAACATTTGTTTGCTAGGTcttgaataatttgtgattgagGACATGTCATTGTTGAAGTACTTTGTCAGACCATGTAACAGTTTTCGGTCTTGTTACTGTACCGGGTTGTGACTgtaataatttggaacggtgTTGTGACTGTAATAATTTGTTGATGTACTTGAGATATTTTTGTTGAATGTTTGCTCTGGAAAATGCGACTGTGTTCTCCCCTTGTGCTGTTCATGAGTTTTTTGCATGTGTCCCTGTGCTGTTCATGAGTTTTTTTGCATGTGTGCATGCATGGGCCATGCATAGATGTGCTGGGGTTTAAATGCTCAAACAGTGAACTCCAAAGTTGCTGAAATTGGGAGCAACAGCAGGGTGCAAATGCCCAAATTCAGGCTAAACAGTAcctcccaagttgggaggtcccAATTTGGGGAAGTGAACAAGAGCAAAGTTGTACTCGGTGTTTTGGGTGGCCATCGGTAGGGTTTATATTggctaaaatgaactaaaatcCGAATGAATCCATCGTTTTAGAAAAAGATCTCCTAAACGGACCTTTAATCTTTATCACAAACATACTGAGCCACGCTTGCGTGCACTCACTCCAACCAATCGTATTTGCATATTTCATAATAGGACATTgattttgtacatttttttaGGGGTCAGGCAAGTAGCCGGCCCGAACATTTATTTCAATATGCGATGTTGCTGCATACAAATTTGTGAGTAGGAGTTAGTACATCAGCTGTAATGTTACAAAGCTGAGTACTCCACATCTGTAAGCAAGAGACGGCTGTCGCCTGGCGAGTCCTAGGTGACTATAAATCAAGGTCCGCACCGATTCTTAAATCTTTAATCTTGAATCTTTATATGGAtttgcgatgaaaatcgcactcgatatggagtagccctcgagccttatgttgaatcgaagaattaggctaaggatcaatcttgtaatttcacatctttttcctCTTAAAACTCAAAAGATTTTTTTGTTGTCTAACAGGCACGTGGCACAAAGCCCTcaagccgttacacgactagtttggttATAAGGGTCAGCCACTGGTCAACGTGACAGTTCGGCTTCAAAGCTTTATCACTTCCGAAGAAATTGGAAACCGTTCCAGCGATAACTTAGggctttaaaaatggaatattccctaTAATTCTCGCCGCTCGGTTTACTGTACCATGGTTATAAATAACAGAGGGACTTATACCTTCCATTTCACCCGAGCCCTTGCGCCCATTCATCTTCTCTGCTGTTGCCTTAGCGCCACCGCTTGCCCTTCCCGAACTCGAGCGCCACCATCCCCCACTCTCTAGCTCTCCAGCTTATGCGCCAAAAGACCATCAGAGCACTAGCATCGAAGAAGACAAGCCTCCCGATGGGCTCATAGATATATGGCCGACATCGATGGCACGTATAATCTCACGCCTAGATAGAAGCTGACCTAGGAACACAAGTGCATTGCGTGCCTTCCAAATTTGCCACGCAACCAGCAGTGATGGGGGGTTGGTAATCATCGAGGAGCTGTGGGATAGTCCACAAGTCACGAAAGGAAGTTAGATGAGGGGATCTCGTACCATTCAATAatatatttctaaaaaaaacaatGGTCAAACCCTATTTTGAAAAACCCTTCAAATATTATTATAGCCTAAATATAAAAGGGTTTGAGTTATCTAAAACACACTCACATACATTTAAATTGTGCTCACACCGTGATTAAGGGGCACTATGCAAACTGTTCCACCATGCTTCCAGGTTATATTGTACTGTACCTTTGCATATACGAGTCTGTTGGAACATTGGTCTTCGATATTTAACTTTGATTCATAATATCCATAAAGATATATAATTGtacaaatataaaaaattaCATAACGTGGACGAATTTAGTTACATCAACCTCATGTTGTCAATCTGTTCGGCCTTTTAGTCATTGATAGTAATAATTAAAAAGTTCATTTAGGACAAAATAATGGTAGAGTACCTTCTATCTGAAAATGGtttgaagaaaaggaaaatcagctGCGAAAAGcacatgagaaaaaaaaaatagaaggaaCTGGACAAATGAATCCGCCCGTGCCACACTGGCGCCGCCGGGCCACATGGCAGAGCCGCCCGGCGGGCCCGGCAACGATCCACCAAAGGCAGCACGGCACGCGCTCCACGCCGGCTCGCGCAGCAAGCCATTCCTCGTGCCCATGACCCCCATCCCCTCCGCTGCCGGACTCCAAAGGGCGGATATAAAACGCGCGTGTATAGCAGCCCAACCGACCCCGCGTCGTCTCGCGGAGTCGTCTCGTCCTTTCCgttctcccccctccccccccgcGGGAGTCGGAGCCCAACCCATCCCACCCCAGATCCCACCCGCTCCCCGAATCGCCGCCACTTTTTCCATTAGCAGCCTTCCCGCAATCCCGCGGCCAGTTCGAGCCCTTCGCGGGAGGGACGGACTCACTGATTACTCGGGCTcagcccccctccctcccagcAGCGCGGGGTCACCTCGGCCGTCTCGCGGTGAGTTGAAATGTTGAATGGAGTCCTCGGTCCAATCTTCCCTTCCGCTTGGGATTGTTTTCGGTGTTCTGAATTTGCGTGGCGTACTGGCGTGGCGTGTGGGGGTCATGGCGTGCCGTCGTCGCGATCGCTCTCCCTCGCATTGCGCgattcgatttttttttttttttttttttactttgcttGCTTGTTTGCCTTTTGGGATGTAATGGTGATTTCTACTGCTGGCGATTCTGAGCTCGGTTGCGTCTGAGCTTCCGCAGAGTGGTTTAGTGCGGATTTGGTAAAACAGTTTGAGTTGGTATGGCGTGACGAATCTAACCTGAGCAGATACGCAGCTGCGGGGAATTGGATCCCCCAACCATGcgaatttggaacggaggagtaGTGGAGTGTTCGGGAATCGGTGTCGTCATTTTTCTACGAGTCGAGTTAGTTGGAATCTAGTTAGGTCATGGTTCTCGTTCCGAGATGATTAAATCTTCTATGCGTGGGTTTTCATCAAACTAGAAGTTGGTTACTGCTAAGCTTCCCGCTTCGGAAGCTCCATGCCGGATTTGGTTACGCGTACCGGTGAGCTGAGCGAACGGCGGGCTCTCTTCCAGTTGGGTTGCCCCTGAACAACCAGAGCCAAAAAGCAGTTCCAGAATTTTCCAGACGCTGCCTCTATATTTTGCCTCCTAACTTCTAAGTCATTCATAATGGCAGACTCCTGATTGCGTTGGACACGGGTCCTAAGCTGTGAAGgtggaaaggaaaggaaaggaaaaggaaggctTCAGTCCCAGGTCAAGCCATGATGGAGAGGTCGCTGCTGCAGGCGCTGGCCACGGCGGCGCAGGGAGGCACCTCGGGGACTTCGATACTGAGCATGCTCAAGTATGCTGTGCTGCCCATCGCCAAGGTGTTCACGGTCTGCTTCATGGGGTTCCTCATGGCCTGCAAGTACGTCAACATCCTCCAGCCCAACGGCCGCAAGCTTCTCAACGGGGTGAGCTTTGTCTCCTTGTAATAAAAGCTAGCTATGGGAAGGCTGTCTAATGGATTTTGTTCAAAGTAGGAAGACGTGGAGCATTAGAGGCCATGATTGCACTAATGCACTTTCCCACTGTATCAAATTAGACTGACATTTTCATTGTTTGCTGCAGCTTGTGTTTTCGCTTCTGCTTCCTTGCCTTATATTTTCCCAACTGGGTAGAGCAATCACTATTGAGAAGATGTTACAGTGGTAAGGAATATGGATTGATATCGTACATCAATTTTGTTTTATCTAGTAACATAATACTGTGTTACTTCATCTAAGTGTGCTGTATGGTTGTTGAATTCTGATGTGAGAGCTATTGACCGAGATGTTGTTTTCTGCTAATATTCTGTCTACTTGTATGTGCCTCTAGTCCTCTATTGTCTATAATCAGAAACAACCATTACTATATTACTTAAAAGTACAACGAAATAGTCTACATCTTTCTGGCTGGGTCAACTTTTAAATCATGAACTTCCAAACGGAACAAATTAGCTTGCTGAGCTCAAAATTCCTTCAGAAGGGACAGAAAAGAAATGGGCGTTCAAGTGTTAATTTGGTTCCAGTTGAATCTATGGGTCATATGGTTTTGACTACTTTAGTTATTTAATATACTGAAATATTGCAATCGTTGGAGTttggagaaactagtccatgtCATTTATCTGCATATGTATGTAATAATCTAAATTGTCATAATTTTTCTTACTGGGAATGTTTATCTTGTTGTAATTTAATATATTGAACTTGATGTTATGCTGTTATGGACTATTCAGTCCTCGTTTGCATTGACACATGCCTCaattttcttccactccccgcATGTATATGCATTACAAGTgtcaattttcttttttcttttgcataaACTACTTTAGGAGTATGTTCTGGAATTCAGCTTTGCCAAATAAGCTGTGCACTCGTGTTCTGCCTCTCCTGTTATATTTCTAATAAGGTCATATATGCATGTTTGCAGGTGGTATATTCCAGTAAATATTGTTGTAGGTGCAGTATCTGGCTCTTTGATTGGCTTTGTTGTGGCATCTATCATCCGACCCCCATATCCGTACTTCAAGTTCACCATTATCCATATAGGAATAGGTACCACCTTTTGTTTCTTGAAAATAACTgcatttgtattttttttgtcattcAAATATCCAATATCAATACAGCTCCTTGTGTTTTATGCAGGAAATATTGGAAATATACCTCTGGTCCTCATTGCAGCGTTATGTCGGGATCCATCTAATCCGTTTGGTGACTCTGATAAATGCAACCAAGATGGAAATGCATATATCTCATTTGGTCAATGGGTATGTCGTATCCTCTTCTCTTTTCCCAGCTCATAAATGTCCATGTTTTACTCAGAAGTCTGAATACCAACTCTGTAGATCAAAGACAATCGCTTAGCATCTATATAGGCTACAAATAGCTGTTGGGATCGGTCACTCAGTGAATCCTTTTCGTGTTGCAGGTTGGTGCTATTATTGTTTACACATATGTGTTCAGGATGCTTGCTCCACCACCAGGACGCACCTTTGATGGCTCTGATGACGATGAACTTCCAGTCAAGGCATCTGGAGAGAATGCGGTGCCCGAACTCAGCAAATATCCAATTCCAACAAGCACTCACACTAGCACTGTACCAGAGGATGAACCATTGTTAGCTGCTGAGAAAGTTCAAAAAGAATGTGCCACTTCTGTAGGATCAAAGGTAAGAAAATGTAGTCATCGACTTGGGTTTCTAGTTATCGTTGTGATGCTCTTACTTCCTGCTAAAAAAAATAACCATGTTCTTACTAATGCAGATAATGGGCCATGTTAAATGTGTGATTAAATTCCTGAAAGACAAGCAGCTTCTCCAGCCACCGATTATTGCATCTGTATGTATTGCTGTTGCACTTTTTAGTAGTGTTTATATAAATCATTATGCATTCTGCGTCTTgactttatttttaaaaatgcaCAGGCTTTTGCAATTGTCATTGGTATTGTCCCATTCCTGAAGAATTTTGTACTCACAGATGAAGCGCCTCTCTTCTTTTTCACAGACAGCTGCCTGATTCTTGGGTATTTACATGTCTCATTCTCTGTTTCCTTATGAATTATACAGATTATAGCCAATAAAGTTAGCAAACTTTGACAATCTATAATAGTATCTAGTGTCTAATCCGTAAAACACTTTCAGGGAAGCTATGATCCCATGCATTTTACTTGCTGTCGGGGGCAATCTCGTTGACGGTAAGCATCTTTTTTGTTTGAAACTCTGG encodes the following:
- the LOC117858309 gene encoding protein PIN-LIKES 6, producing MMERSLLQALATAAQGGTSGTSILSMLKYAVLPIAKVFTVCFMGFLMACKYVNILQPNGRKLLNGLVFSLLLPCLIFSQLGRAITIEKMLQWWYIPVNIVVGAVSGSLIGFVVASIIRPPYPYFKFTIIHIGIGNIGNIPLVLIAALCRDPSNPFGDSDKCNQDGNAYISFGQWVGAIIVYTYVFRMLAPPPGRTFDGSDDDELPVKASGENAVPELSKYPIPTSTHTSTVPEDEPLLAAEKVQKECATSVGSKIMGHVKCVIKFLKDKQLLQPPIIASAFAIVIGIVPFLKNFVLTDEAPLFFFTDSCLILGEAMIPCILLAVGGNLVDGPGEGSKRLGVRTTVAIIFARLVLVPLAGVGIFMVVDKLGFIPKDDKMFKFVVLLQHSMPTSVLSGAVANLRGCGKESAAILFWVHIFAVFSMAGWIIVYLSLLF